GCTCCTCAGCTAAATATGGGTGTGTGATATCCGTATTGCGACGGGGCACAGAAACTCCTCTTGCGTTCCGCCACCGGGCGGAAGCATTTCGAGGGATCTGTTTTCGGAGGTCGGAGCAAATTTCGGTTTGCTTAGTACGCCGTCGAAGGGCCCGTGTCAAGGAAAAACTCCCTGCATGCGTCCGTTTCTTACGCTACCTCACGGATTCCTCGACAACTCGTCGTCAGAAATGTCAGGACAACATAAACTGACACTGTCTGCGCTCCTTCGCGGTCGAGACAATGATCGGATCGATCCGGGATTCAGCCCTTGTCTGGAGTCGTGGCGCACGGCGTATAATCCGTCGCGTCGCAGCGTCGCTCACTGGGAATCCCACTCGACCGAGGCTTCATTGCGCTGTCTGATGGTGATCGTCAGCCTGCCTCTTCTTCTGGGCGCTTCCTCCTGCACCCGCGATCACGGCGCCGCCGGCGTCGGGCTCGGATTGGATTCGACCTGCGGCGCGATTTGCGACGAATTGGGCGGCGCCTGGAGCGTGACCGTGACGCCGGCGTCTACGATGACCACCTCCTGCTCCAACCCTCGAGCCGATCGGACCGCCGTGACCTTTCCCACCGAGGCGATCGGACTGGGGGAGATGTCGATCCGCCAGACGCCCGGCCGGTCGCAGATCGAGTTTCGCACCGCCTCCGCCCCCGAACGGATCTCCGGCAGCCTCGATCCGACGAGCCTCGGCATCACTTTCGTTTTGATGGATGGTCAGGGAAATGCGATCCGATGCACGGGCACGCTACAGAAGTTTGCCAATCCCGCCGGGAGCCAGGGATGGAGCGCCCGGACAACCTGCGATTCCAGCCTCGTGGGGACCGTCGAGTGCCGTCTCGACCCGCCCGTAAACGCCGCCCTCACGGTCCAGACGATTCTGATGGAAGCTCCCCCGACTTGACGCGACGCCTCTCATGCAGCTTGGGGAAGGTTGGTCCCTCCGTCAGATCGGCATTAACATGCTTTCGGTTTGCCTGCGGGGCCTCGCCTTCGCCGGCCGAAGTGATTGTTTTTTTCACGGGCTGCTTACAGTTCACCGAGCCGGCGCATCGCCCATTCGCTCAACCATGGTCGAGTTGGTCGGTCATTCCGGGGACTTATCCAGTGAGTCTGTCCTTTCAAAAATCTCAACTGGTCCGGGGCCTCTCTTGCTTGGCGATCCTGGTCACCACTCTTGCGGCTTTCCAGACCGCAATCGCCGCACCGGTGGCCGTGCGCTACGCCGAAGGCGTGGTCCACGGTTTCCTCACCCTGCATACCCTGAGTGGAACGCATCTGGCCGACGGCGAGCTAATCCAGTTCGCCCAGGGGAGCCAGGTCACCAGCCGGCTGGTTTTTCATTTCCAGGACGGCTCAATCCACGATGAGACATCGGTCTATTCTCAGCGCCGATACTTCCGTCTCATCACCAACCATCTGATCCAGAAAGGCCCGACGTTCAAGCAGCCCATCGAGGTCTGGATCCATCGGGCCAGCGGCCGGGTCAAGGTGCGCTATGAGGACGACGGCAAGGAGAAGGTCGAGGAGGAGCGGCTCGATCTTCCCTCCGACCTGGCAAACGGCATGTTCAACGTCCTCCTGAAAAACCTTCCGCCGGGTGCGCCACCCCATACCCTTTCCATGGTGGCGGCCTCGCCCAAGCCGCGTGTCGTGAAGATCAATCTCCATGCCTCCCGCGAGGAGCCGTTCTTGACCGGAGAGGTCACGCGGAAGGCCATCCATTACGTTCTGGAGGTCGACATTCCCGGATTGGCCGGAGTGATTGCTCCCCTGGTTGGCAAGAAGCCGCCCGACTCCAATGTCTGGATCCTCCCTGGAGAGACGCCCGCCTTCATCAAGTCCGAGTCACTGATGTACGCCGATGGGCCGCTGCTGAGGATGGAGCTGGTGAGCCCTGCCTGGCCCAGCAAGCCTCCCGCAAGATGAGGATGCAGTAAGCCACTTCACATACGTCCGGACTCCGGGAAGCAGCATTCAGCGCGGCTCGACCCTTCCGCCACGAATGACCAGATCGCGCGACTCGATCGGATGCAGGATCACCCCCTTATCGACTCGCACGCCCACCCGGCCATCCTTGGCCGGGTCGTAGTCGAACACGCGCTCGACGCCCTGCGGGCGGAGAAACCGAATATCGCTCTCCAGGCCCAGGTCCTGAATCATCCGATCTCGACGGCTGACGAGCTTCTCGGTGTAGAGCCTGACTTCGGCGGAGGTAAAGCCCGCGGCGATCAAGGCCTGCTGCATCTGGCGCTCCGTGAGCTGGGCGATGAGACGCGCCATCCATCGCGCATCGTCCACGGTCATGTCGCGGAATGCGTCGTTGTCGAAGACGGGCTGATACGACACGATCCGGAATGGTCGGCGCTCCCGGCCATGGCGATCCACGACGGGCGGTTCCGTGAAGGTCCACGGAAAGTCATTGACGAGGCCCTGATCGTCGACCTTGAAGTTGTCGGCCCGCCCCAGACCGTTTCCCAGATCGCTGATCGCGTGGCGGATGCCGGCGCCGTCGTGTTTCAGCCGGTTGTTGTCCCATCGCACGTCGAAGCAGTTGGTCCATGCGAACAGGAGCGCCGCCCCGCGCACCTCGCGTCGTTCGGAGTGTCCGAGCCGATCCCAGCTCCACGGTCCGATGTTGTCCCCACCGGCCTTGCGCAGCTGGACGTTCGCCTCATCCATGACGAGATGGTCGAGTCCACGCTCGAACTCCGCGGCGTCCGGCCGGTAGTGATCGGCGGCGGTCCCCCTGGGGAGCTTCTTCGACGCGCGGGCCGACCGCGCGAGGATCTCGGGCCTGATGAGCGCCCTCGCCAGATCCTCGGAGGCCAGGACTCTGCCGTCCTTCATGACAGCCGATCGGATGTAGCGGAACGGGTCCTGCGGCTTCTGGACGACCTTGTGGTAGACCGGGATGAAGCCGAGCACGGTGATCGTGGGGTCGAGGTTCTTCCGGGAGTTGAACTCCAGCAAGAGGCGGCGATCGTAGCGGAGGAGGATGCGGGGTGAGTAGTCGTTCGGCTCGACGTGATAGCCGAGCGCCGCGAACAGGCGCGTCAGGGCGACCTCCGTGTCCCTTTTCTGATTCTGGAGCTCACCGAACTTCACCTTGATGATCCCGACCCGGCACTTCATGTCGAATCCCGGCGCCAGGCCGTAGCTCGTCTTCGGCTCATCGTAGACGCAGATCTCATCGTCCACCCGGACGATGGGACCGAACGCTGTGTAGAGATCCCGCGACGCGATGTCCGAGGGACGGCTCCAGAACGTCGACCGTACCGGGTCCCGCAGGCTCGGTTCGATGGCGGCGCTTCCGGCCAGATTCGACGCGATCATCTTGCCCTTCCCGATCGGATTGTGCAGGAGATCGAGATACAGGAACGGCGCATAAAGGACGTCGATCCGACGCGGCGTGGGGTTGCGCGTCGCGAGATCCAAGGAATCGGCCATCTCGGCGAGCTGGACGAGCGCGTCGCACCGGGCTTTGGACGCGGTCCCGGCGGCGACGGCAGCCGCGATCAGCGATTTCATCGGGCTCACCGAGTCATCGTCCGCGTCGACGTCTCCCAGTGCCGCGTCGAGGCGCCTGAGATCCTCCGGCTTCTGAAGCTCAAAACGGTGGCCCGCGAATCGAATCTTCGTTTGCGACGGCGAGAGATCCGGACAGATGTCACCGCCGGACGCCATGGCGCATCCCGCGATCCCCAGGCTCGCGATGCCGGCAGCCCACCATTTCAGCGTCATCGTGAGGCCAAGGCCCGATGGAACCGGCGGATGAAGAATCTCTTGAGAAACTGGCTCTTGATCATGCCGTGCCTGCGCGCCTCGGCGATCGCCTCTTCGGCCGTCCAGCCCTCGTTCGCGATGCGATGGCAGGCGATGACGGCTCCGGTGCGATCGCAGCCGCGCCGGCAATGCACGTAGACGGGGCCGCTCTCCGGGTCCGCGAGGATCCGCAGAATGCGATCCATCGTCTCCCGCGCGGGAGAGCGCAGCTTGCCCAGGGGAATGCGGTGATAGCGAATTCCGTGCGTTTGCGCCTGCATCCTCTCGGCCGAGGTAATCCCGGTTCGATCACGGAGGTCGATGATCGTGCGAATCCCGAGCTGCGCGAGCGCGGCGATCCCCTCGCGCGTCGGCTGCCCGCCGCGGAACAGCTGTGCGCTCACGCGTTGGAAGTTCGGAACACCGTCCATGATCCAGTCAGGCGGCCGCCCGCGACGCTCAGAAGCTCTTGGACCAGTGAAGGAGGATGGCGCCGTCACCGGCCTCGGTTCGACCTTCGCGCTGCCGGAGGACCCCGAAGTTGTAACCATAACCAAGCTCGAGCTGCGAATGCCAGAGGAATCCCGTGGTGATGCCCAGCGTGAGGGCGTTCATCGGCTCGACGCGGTGCACCGTCCCACCGGCATCGTCGAAGCGAACACGGTCGACCTGGGCCAGAGTTCCTCTTACCCGGAGGTAGGAGAAGAAGAGCAGCTCGTAGCGATACTCGAGGTTCAGGATTCCATAGGCCTCCGAGGTGATCTCCTCGAGCGCCACTGCGGGAAGCACCGGTCGCGAGAGCGCTTCCCAGTCTGCCGTCAGCGGACCCCCGCCCAGGTGGAATGCCGAGAAGCGATCGACGTCTCTGGTCTTTCCTCCATAGACGCTCGTGACGAGGCGATGGCGCTCCGAGTGCGCGAACGGCACGGGCATGGCCGCGACCGCGTAGACGCGGATGGCATTCCATTCCTGCCCGCTGCTTCCGTCTGCAGGGCCCGACGTGGGCCCCCAGTCCTCCCAATGCGCCCGCCTCGCGTGGAACGCGTCGATACCCGTCGCGTACCCCGCATGCGGAAGCTCGATGAAGTTGCGCTCCAATGCATCGGCGCGGAAGCGGAGATGGATGCGGCCCTCGTAGGTGTCCTGTGGAACGATGAACCCGGGATCGGTCTCGTCACCCTCATCGAAGGCGAGATATCCCGGCTCATAGCTGAGCGCGACCTCCAACGCGTTTTCCTGATTCCCGGGTGAGAGGGGAATCCGAAAGCCGGCGCCCAGGCCGAGATAAGCCTGGTACCACCGCAGCTCCTCCGAGCTGATGCGAATCCCTTCGACGTACTCGGAGCGGTCGAACGGCGGCGTCAGGTTCTCGAAGGTGGCGAGCATCTCGAAGGGGCCGTGCGAGGGCTGGAAGTCGAAGCGGATATCGTCATAGATGCCGACCAGAGTGGCGCGAAACCGCTGCCTGCCTTCGTTCCGGTTGCGCCACAGGAAGAAGGCTGCGAACGGGTTGATCTCCTTCTTGTCCGGCCCATCGGGGATCCATACGACCCCCAGGTCGAGGGCTGTAGCCTTGGTTCTGTCCCTCGCCGGCACCTCGACTTGGTGCCCGAAAACCGTTCCCGTGTAGGGCTCGCCGGCGCGCGGAGTCCGGTATTCCTGGGCCAGGCTTTGTCCGGCGAGCTTGAGGAACGTCAGGACGGCGAGCGCGCATCGGCTCTTGTCCACCTTCGTCCAGATCATGGTGACGGGCCTGCGATGATGACGTCCTCCCTGCGGAGAATCGGTGTCGCGAGCTCAGAACCAAGCGCCGTGAAGCAGTCGAAGAGGATGATGCGCCTGGTCTTTCAGGGCAGCAATAGGGTTTTCTACCCATACTCGCGATGGGATGAGCGGTGCCGGCGAGGGGGCCCCTCAGCGCGGCAGAGCATGAGCGCCGGACTCATGCAGCGTAGCTGAACCGTCTACCGAACCGGGGGGAATTCCACAGGGGGTCCAATCCCGATCGAGCTCGACTCGCTGAAATCACTCGCCGGGTCGACACTCTGGGGACCAATCAGGGCACCTCGCCGTGCAGGATCTTGGAGAGCTTGGCAGCGTCGATGTTTCCCCCGGAGACCACGCAGACAATCTTCCCCTGGCCCGCCCGACCGGTGAGCGCGGCGGCGACCGAGGCGGCGCCGGCCCCCTCCGCGACCACGCGGTTGCGCTCGATCAGCAATCCGATGGCGGAGGCGATTTCCGCTGGCGAGACGACCACCGAACCCTCCAGCAGCCGACGCGCCAGCGCGAACATCTCCGGAAAGACTCGCGGCGCCCCGATGCCATCCACGAAGCTCGGGGTGAAGGAGATTTCCACCGGAGCACCGGCTCCCCAGGAAGCGGCCAACGGGGCCGCCGTCTCGACCTCCGCCGCGAGCACCCGGATGCCGGGCTTCATCGCTCGCAAGCACGAAGCGATGCCGCAGCTCAGACCCCCCCCACCGTAAGGAACGATGACCGTCTCCACGTCGGGAAGATCCTCCAGAATCTCCAGGCCAATCGTCCCGTTCCCGGCCATGACGGCCGGGTCGCTGAACGCATGAACGAAGAGACCCTCCATCCCCGCGTAGCGCCGGGTCTGGAATACCTCCATCCACTGTGCGAAGGGCACCGGCACGATCCGCGCTCCGAGCCGCGCGATCGCCGCCCGCTTCGTCTCCGGAGCTGTCTCCGGCACGATGACCGTGCTGCGCAGCCCGAGATTCCGGGCGCACCAGGCCACCCCCTGGGCCATATTGCCTGCACTTGCCGTCCAGACCCCCGGCTCCAGCTGAGCGCGGTCGGTCTGCAGGATCAGATTGGCCGCCCCACGCAGCTTGAACGAGCCGATCGGTTGAAGGTTCTCCAGCTTGAGGTAGATCTCCGCGGGCGAATCGGAGACCTGGAGGCGCACGAGCGGCGTCCGCACCGCCGTGCCGGCGATCCGCATTCGGGCGGCTTGGATTGAGTCGAGGGGGACCGGGTCGAGTCCGGACATGGTGAGAGCCTCGAATTTGACGACGAGCTTTGCCTCGCTGAAGACGACGAAGGCTATTCTACGCGTTTC
The Candidatus Polarisedimenticolia bacterium DNA segment above includes these coding regions:
- a CDS encoding tyrosine-protein phosphatase gives rise to the protein MSAQLFRGGQPTREGIAALAQLGIRTIIDLRDRTGITSAERMQAQTHGIRYHRIPLGKLRSPARETMDRILRILADPESGPVYVHCRRGCDRTGAVIACHRIANEGWTAEEAIAEARRHGMIKSQFLKRFFIRRFHRALASR
- a CDS encoding threonine/serine dehydratase — translated: MSGLDPVPLDSIQAARMRIAGTAVRTPLVRLQVSDSPAEIYLKLENLQPIGSFKLRGAANLILQTDRAQLEPGVWTASAGNMAQGVAWCARNLGLRSTVIVPETAPETKRAAIARLGARIVPVPFAQWMEVFQTRRYAGMEGLFVHAFSDPAVMAGNGTIGLEILEDLPDVETVIVPYGGGGLSCGIASCLRAMKPGIRVLAAEVETAAPLAASWGAGAPVEISFTPSFVDGIGAPRVFPEMFALARRLLEGSVVVSPAEIASAIGLLIERNRVVAEGAGAASVAAALTGRAGQGKIVCVVSGGNIDAAKLSKILHGEVP